In Pararge aegeria chromosome 27, ilParAegt1.1, whole genome shotgun sequence, one genomic interval encodes:
- the LOC120635539 gene encoding uncharacterized protein LOC120635539 — MSKAFDFVHHERLLAKLERYGMRVKELSQSCDPPWDLQAEVLAQVHRYRSSMRTRGERPGLEEIGRLRTLGREVLVQRWREDLESPVAGIWTVEGIRPHLDRWLKRRHGALTYRLVQVLTGHGCFGNYLHGIARREASPICHECGAPEDTALHTLALCASWAPQRHAMVSLLDGDLSLPRVINLMLGSEEGWSTVASFCEAQGWHIDRRQKLYPPVISPDMDVNVSNY, encoded by the exons tcaaagaactaagtcaaagttGCGACCCGCCGTGGGACCTGCAGGCGGAGGTGCTCGCACAGGTGCACCGCTACCGGTCCAGCATGAGGACTCGAGGGGAAAGACCAGGACTGGAGGAGATTGGGAGACTCCGTACCCTCGGAAGAGAGGTCCTGGTCCAGAGATGGAGAGAAGACCTTGAGTCCCCGGTGGCGGGCATCTGGACGGTGGAGGGCATCCGGCCCCACCTAGACCGGTGGCTGAAGCGGCGCCATGGCGCGCTGACATATCGCCTCGTGCAGGTGCTTACCGGACACGGCTGCTTCGGTAACTACTTGCACGGGATCGCGAGGAGGGAGGCCTCGCCGATCTGCCATGAGTGTGGCGCGCCTGAAGACACGGCGCTCCACACCTTGGCACTATGCGCGTCATGGGCGCCGCAAAGACACGCGATGGTGTCACTCCTGGACGGTGACCTCTCGCTGCCGAGAGTTATCAATCTGATGCTCGGCAGTGAAGAGGGATGGTCTACTgtcgcctccttctgcgaagcc CAGGGCTGGCAtatagacaggagacaaaaattatatccccctgttatatcccctgacatggATGTAAACGTGTCCAACTACTAA